The Roseovarius sp. EL26 genome has a window encoding:
- the nuoN gene encoding NADH-quinone oxidoreductase subunit NuoN, giving the protein MQADLNVILPEIILSVYAMAALLGVAYTGKDKFAGVLTWLTAALFVVLALWIGVSGEGTRTAFGGMFNDDSFARFAKVVILLSAAAVMVMGQEYMERRDILRFEYPLLIALATVGMMVMVSAGDLMALYMGLELQSLALYVVASLRRDSTKSTEAGLKYFVLGALSSGLLLYGASLTYGYAGTTLFSGIIAAADGQAPIGLLLGLVFVISGLAFKVSAVPFHMWTPDVYEGAPTPITAFFATAPKVAAMGLFARVVHDAFGGVVGDWQQVVALLSVLSMFLGAVAAIGQRDIKRLMAYSSIAHMGYALMGLAAGTAFGVQAMLVYMAIYVTMNVGTFAFILSMERDGQPVTDIDSLNMYSRSHPGRALAMLILMFSLAGVPPMLGFFGKIYVLRAAYDAGLAWLAIAGVIASVIGAFYYLRIVYFMYFGEEREPLSTGRSPILWVFLMGSATIMLVGIINMFGIEGVAQAAAAALVN; this is encoded by the coding sequence ATGCAGGCAGATCTAAATGTTATCCTGCCCGAGATCATCCTCTCGGTCTACGCGATGGCAGCTCTTCTGGGGGTGGCCTATACAGGCAAGGACAAATTCGCCGGGGTGCTGACATGGCTCACCGCGGCACTATTCGTTGTTCTGGCGCTGTGGATCGGTGTCAGTGGGGAGGGTACACGCACGGCATTTGGTGGCATGTTCAATGATGACAGCTTTGCCCGCTTTGCCAAAGTGGTGATTTTGCTGAGTGCCGCTGCCGTGATGGTCATGGGTCAGGAGTACATGGAGCGGCGCGATATCTTGCGGTTTGAATATCCGCTGCTGATCGCATTGGCGACCGTGGGCATGATGGTGATGGTTAGTGCCGGTGATCTGATGGCGCTTTATATGGGATTGGAACTGCAATCGCTGGCTCTTTATGTTGTTGCCAGTCTGCGTCGCGACAGCACTAAATCGACCGAAGCCGGATTGAAATATTTTGTTCTGGGCGCGCTGAGTTCTGGTTTGCTTTTGTACGGTGCCTCGCTGACCTATGGTTATGCTGGCACGACGCTGTTCTCGGGCATTATCGCGGCTGCAGACGGGCAGGCACCGATTGGTCTGTTGCTGGGGTTGGTTTTTGTGATCTCTGGTCTGGCGTTCAAAGTATCTGCCGTGCCGTTCCACATGTGGACGCCTGACGTTTATGAGGGCGCGCCAACACCGATCACTGCGTTTTTTGCCACCGCACCGAAAGTGGCAGCAATGGGCCTGTTTGCCCGTGTGGTACATGACGCCTTTGGCGGGGTCGTCGGCGACTGGCAACAGGTTGTGGCACTGCTGAGTGTGTTGTCGATGTTCCTTGGGGCTGTGGCTGCAATTGGTCAGCGCGACATCAAACGCCTTATGGCTTATTCATCAATTGCCCACATGGGTTATGCTCTGATGGGGCTGGCGGCGGGCACCGCTTTTGGCGTGCAGGCGATGCTGGTCTATATGGCGATCTATGTGACGATGAATGTCGGCACTTTCGCCTTTATTCTGTCCATGGAACGTGATGGTCAGCCGGTCACAGATATTGATAGCCTGAATATGTATTCGCGCAGCCATCCGGGCCGGGCATTGGCAATGCTGATACTGATGTTCAGTCTGGCTGGCGTGCCGCCAATGCTGGGTTTCTTTGGCAAGATCTACGTACTGCGGGCCGCTTATGATGCGGGTCTTGCGTGGCTGGCGATTGCCGGTGTGATCGCCTCTGTGATTGGCGCGTTTTATTACCTGCGCATCGTTTATTTCATGTACTTCGGGGAAGAGCGTGAACCCCTTAGTACAGGCCGTTCACCCATCTTGTGGGTGTTCTTGATGGGCTCTGCCACCATTATGCTGGTGGGCATCATTAACATGTTCGGTATCGAAGGCGTGGCGCAGGCCGCGGCAGCAGCACTTGTCAACTAA
- a CDS encoding biotin--[acetyl-CoA-carboxylase] ligase, with product MDSTNAEAMRVAHDLRGPEWILALRQTAGRGRRGRVWASPEGNFSATLVMRPTESPDKVALRSFVAALALYDALVAATGRAEIFSLKWPNDVLLNGGKLAGILLESAGFGDQLAHFAIGIGVNLMSAPDTSEVEAGATRPVSLMSEAGVTVTPEEFLDLLAPAYARYEAQFVTYGFEPIRTAWLGRAARLGEVITARTTRENYVGTFETVDAAGNLVLSTAKSRMAIPAADVFF from the coding sequence ATGGATAGCACCAACGCCGAAGCGATGCGCGTAGCGCATGACCTACGTGGGCCGGAATGGATTTTAGCCCTACGCCAAACCGCCGGACGGGGACGCCGGGGGCGGGTCTGGGCCAGCCCCGAAGGCAATTTTTCTGCAACACTGGTGATGCGACCCACTGAAAGCCCTGATAAAGTGGCGCTGCGGTCCTTTGTGGCAGCACTGGCGCTTTATGATGCTTTGGTTGCTGCAACCGGTCGGGCGGAAATCTTCAGCTTGAAGTGGCCTAATGATGTGCTGCTGAATGGTGGTAAACTGGCAGGCATTTTATTGGAAAGCGCGGGCTTTGGCGATCAGCTTGCGCATTTTGCCATTGGCATCGGTGTGAACTTGATGTCTGCCCCTGATACAAGCGAAGTCGAGGCGGGCGCAACCCGGCCTGTGTCGCTGATGTCGGAGGCGGGTGTGACCGTCACACCAGAAGAGTTTCTCGACCTGCTTGCCCCCGCCTATGCGCGCTATGAGGCGCAGTTTGTGACTTATGGATTTGAGCCGATCCGCACGGCCTGGCTGGGCCGAGCAGCACGCTTGGGTGAGGTGATTACAGCACGCACCACGCGCGAAAACTATGTCGGAACCTTCGAGACGGTGGACGCGGCAGGCAATCTTGTACTATCCACAGCAAAATCCCGCATGGCCATTCCGGCTGCGGATGTGTTTTTCTGA
- a CDS encoding type III pantothenate kinase, which translates to MLLAIDCGNTNTVFSIWDGNEFLCTLRTSTHHARTADAYFTWYSTLVEHYGIDVEITDVIISSTVPRVVFNLRVFADRFFGCRPMVVGKPECNLPVEARVDEGTQVGPDRLVNAAGAFDRHGGDLIVVDFGTATTFDVVAGDGAYIGGVIAPGVNLSLEALHTAAAALPHVDVTMPQKVIGTNTVDCMQSGVFWGYIGLVNGICERIRAEHDAPMRIVGTGGLAPLFAQGETLFDVIEDDLTMHGLTVIHAHNSKG; encoded by the coding sequence ATGCTGCTGGCGATTGACTGCGGTAATACCAATACGGTGTTTTCGATTTGGGATGGGAACGAGTTCCTGTGCACATTGCGCACCTCGACCCACCACGCCCGCACGGCGGATGCTTATTTTACATGGTATTCCACATTGGTGGAACACTACGGCATCGATGTTGAGATCACCGATGTGATAATATCATCGACCGTGCCGCGGGTGGTGTTTAATTTGCGCGTCTTTGCGGACCGTTTCTTTGGGTGTCGTCCGATGGTGGTGGGCAAACCGGAATGTAATTTACCGGTTGAAGCTCGCGTTGATGAAGGTACACAAGTGGGCCCGGATAGGTTGGTCAATGCTGCAGGAGCCTTTGACCGACACGGCGGCGATCTGATCGTGGTGGATTTTGGAACCGCGACCACATTTGATGTTGTAGCGGGCGATGGTGCCTATATTGGTGGCGTGATTGCCCCGGGTGTTAATCTGTCACTTGAGGCATTACACACAGCGGCGGCAGCCTTGCCACATGTCGATGTGACCATGCCGCAAAAGGTGATTGGCACCAACACTGTCGATTGTATGCAGTCGGGTGTGTTCTGGGGGTATATCGGGCTGGTTAATGGTATTTGCGAACGGATCCGGGCCGAACATGACGCCCCGATGCGTATCGTTGGAACCGGCGGATTAGCGCCTTTGTTTGCACAGGGTGAAACGCTGTTTGACGTGATCGAAGATGATCTGACAATGCATGGGTTAACAGTAATCCATGCCCATAATTCGAAAGGCTAA
- a CDS encoding ribonuclease J, which translates to MSNERLIYLPLGGAGEIGMNAYVYGYGKPGKERLILVDLGLTFPDMDGTPGVDLILPDMQWLIERRDQLEAIFVTHAHEDHIGAVAHFYGELGAPIYARAFTANLARRKMSEHGHPEKAVHTVSAWPETREYGPFEVGFVPISHSIPESSGLVIDTPKGRLVHSGDFKMDRNPIVGEAFDEDLWRSLAEPGVLALMCDSTNVFNPHPGRSESEIGGEIEALVESAEGMFVATTFASNVARVKTLAEAGKRAGRSICLLGRAMRRMVEASIETGVLTDFPKTISPEDAKSMPRGNVMLLVTGSQGERRAASAQLAQGKYQGITLKGNDTFLFSSKTIPGNERGVIRIINQYSEMGVDVVDDSSGKYHVSGHANRPDLSALHHLLEPKYVVPMHGEHRHLREHVKLSQSNGFKGILAVNGAMVDLSAKKPTIVEYVETGRTYLDGSVKIGALDGVVRDRMRMALNGHIMINVIIDEDDEILGDPWCEIKGLAEEGHSRAPLVDVLEEDLSQFIGRANNKTLMDDEKLEEGLRKVARQTSQTEIGKRPEVSVIISRLSA; encoded by the coding sequence ATGAGTAACGAGCGGTTGATTTACCTGCCTTTAGGCGGGGCGGGTGAAATTGGCATGAATGCCTATGTTTATGGTTACGGCAAACCTGGCAAGGAAAGGCTGATCTTGGTGGATCTTGGCCTTACCTTCCCGGATATGGACGGCACCCCGGGTGTCGATCTGATTTTGCCAGATATGCAATGGTTGATTGAACGTCGCGACCAGCTCGAAGCGATTTTCGTCACCCATGCGCACGAAGACCACATTGGTGCAGTTGCGCATTTCTATGGTGAATTGGGCGCACCGATTTATGCAAGGGCGTTCACCGCCAATCTGGCGCGCCGCAAGATGTCTGAGCATGGGCATCCGGAAAAAGCCGTACATACCGTATCAGCGTGGCCGGAAACACGTGAATACGGCCCCTTTGAGGTTGGCTTTGTGCCAATCTCACACTCGATCCCGGAAAGTTCGGGTTTGGTGATTGATACGCCCAAAGGCCGATTGGTGCATTCGGGTGATTTCAAAATGGACCGCAATCCGATCGTTGGCGAGGCCTTTGATGAGGATCTGTGGCGAAGCTTGGCAGAACCCGGCGTTCTGGCGCTGATGTGCGATTCTACCAATGTGTTTAATCCACACCCCGGCCGTTCTGAAAGTGAAATCGGTGGGGAAATCGAAGCTTTGGTTGAAAGCGCCGAGGGCATGTTTGTTGCCACGACCTTTGCCAGTAACGTTGCCCGGGTTAAAACCCTTGCCGAGGCAGGCAAGCGCGCCGGGCGTTCAATCTGTCTGTTGGGGCGGGCGATGCGCCGGATGGTTGAAGCTTCGATCGAAACCGGCGTTCTGACCGACTTCCCAAAAACAATCAGCCCTGAGGACGCAAAGTCGATGCCTCGGGGCAATGTGATGCTGCTTGTAACCGGAAGCCAGGGCGAGCGCCGTGCTGCTAGTGCACAGCTGGCGCAGGGCAAATACCAGGGGATCACGCTGAAGGGCAACGATACCTTTCTGTTCTCGTCCAAAACCATCCCGGGGAACGAACGTGGTGTCATTCGGATTATTAACCAATACAGCGAGATGGGTGTTGATGTGGTGGATGACAGCAGTGGTAAGTACCACGTGTCTGGCCATGCCAACCGCCCTGACCTGAGCGCGTTGCATCACCTGCTAGAGCCCAAATATGTTGTGCCGATGCATGGCGAACACCGGCATCTGCGTGAGCATGTTAAATTGAGCCAAAGTAATGGGTTCAAAGGTATTCTGGCTGTAAATGGCGCTATGGTTGATCTGTCCGCCAAAAAGCCGACAATTGTGGAATATGTCGAAACCGGACGGACCTATCTGGATGGGTCGGTTAAGATTGGAGCGCTTGATGGCGTGGTTCGCGATCGCATGCGCATGGCACTGAATGGCCACATCATGATCAATGTCATTATTGATGAAGATGACGAGATACTGGGTGATCCATGGTGCGAAATCAAAGGTTTGGCCGAAGAAGGTCACAGCCGCGCACCGTTGGTTGATGTGTTAGAGGAAGACTTGAGCCAGTTTATCGGTCGGGCTAACAACAAGACCCTTATGGATGACGAAAAGTTGGAAGAGGGGCTGCGTAAGGTCGCACGTCAAACCTCGCAAACTGAAATTGGTAAACGCCCTGAGGTTTCTGTGATCATCAGCCGGCTGAGCGCTTAA
- a CDS encoding phospholipase D family protein — protein MKRFVKRLLTFFALCAIAIFTARLLFSLPDITDRTDSIALPAQPDTALGALMHASETLHPGKSGVAQLLNNHDALASRLALIKAAERSIDAQYYIWHDDTSGILLLDALHKAAKRGVRVRLLLDDNGVPGLDSYMSALNDQDNFEIRLFNPSTLRKPKLLGYTYDFFRMNRRMHNKSLTVDGAATIIGGRNIGDEYFQVGDDQFYIDLDVLATGAVVPETANAFDDYWNSPSVFAVEAIVNGVSDIKAFETRVTDVRNSIAAKDFLSGYQDSTSEYIAGTSTLEWTDVQLVIDDPSKGMGRATRDQLMITRLGAILGRVNSRLDLVSAYFVPGKQGTEWLAGLSQSGIDVRVLTNAMDTTDVILVHSGYAKYRRELLETGTRLFELKLRGKAPEKDDKILPFGLSGASLHAKTFAVDDKRIFIGSFNFDPRSAMLNCEMGFLIDSPSMAAKVSAGFDGSLTTVSYEPELTPENKMIWREPHNNGDVTIYQEEPGASWFEQIALVLIGLLPIEWLL, from the coding sequence ATGAAACGATTTGTCAAACGCCTACTCACCTTTTTTGCGCTTTGCGCCATTGCTATTTTCACCGCTCGACTTCTATTTTCTTTACCGGACATCACAGACCGTACAGACAGCATCGCACTCCCTGCTCAACCAGATACCGCACTGGGGGCATTGATGCATGCAAGTGAAACGCTGCATCCCGGAAAATCGGGTGTAGCGCAGCTGTTGAACAATCATGATGCGTTAGCCAGCCGCCTAGCCCTGATCAAAGCCGCAGAGCGTTCGATTGATGCGCAATACTACATTTGGCACGATGACACCTCGGGTATCTTGTTGCTGGATGCGCTTCACAAGGCCGCAAAACGCGGTGTGCGCGTTAGGCTCTTGCTGGATGACAATGGCGTTCCTGGGTTGGATTCGTATATGAGTGCGCTCAATGATCAGGATAATTTCGAGATCCGGCTATTCAACCCGTCAACCTTACGCAAACCCAAGCTGCTGGGATACACCTATGATTTTTTCCGGATGAACCGCCGGATGCACAATAAGTCCTTGACCGTTGACGGGGCTGCCACAATCATCGGTGGCCGAAATATTGGTGATGAATATTTTCAGGTTGGGGATGATCAATTTTACATTGATCTGGATGTGCTTGCGACTGGCGCAGTCGTTCCTGAAACGGCCAACGCCTTTGACGACTATTGGAACAGCCCATCAGTGTTTGCCGTTGAAGCAATTGTGAATGGGGTAAGCGATATCAAAGCGTTTGAAACCCGCGTCACCGATGTCCGCAATAGCATCGCAGCCAAGGACTTTTTATCAGGATACCAAGACAGTACATCAGAGTACATTGCCGGCACTTCTACTCTGGAGTGGACCGATGTTCAGTTGGTTATTGATGATCCATCCAAAGGTATGGGGCGCGCCACGCGGGATCAGTTGATGATCACCCGGCTGGGGGCCATTCTTGGTCGCGTAAACTCTCGTTTGGACCTTGTTTCCGCTTATTTCGTGCCCGGGAAACAGGGTACAGAATGGCTCGCAGGGTTGTCGCAATCTGGGATCGATGTGCGTGTATTAACCAATGCCATGGACACGACCGATGTGATTTTGGTTCACTCTGGCTATGCTAAATATCGTCGTGAACTCCTTGAAACCGGCACTCGCCTCTTTGAGCTAAAGCTCAGAGGTAAGGCACCCGAGAAAGATGATAAGATCCTGCCCTTTGGTCTATCCGGAGCGAGCCTTCATGCCAAAACCTTTGCCGTTGACGACAAACGCATTTTTATTGGTTCCTTCAACTTTGATCCCCGTTCTGCCATGCTTAACTGTGAAATGGGTTTCTTGATCGATAGCCCAAGCATGGCTGCAAAAGTGAGTGCCGGATTTGACGGTTCGCTCACCACCGTCAGCTATGAGCCTGAGCTGACCCCAGAGAACAAAATGATCTGGCGCGAACCGCACAATAATGGTGATGTCACGATTTACCAAGAAGAACCCGGCGCAAGCTGGTTTGAGCAAATAGCGCTTGTGCTGATTGGCCTTCTCCCAATCGAATGGCTTCTTTGA
- a CDS encoding DEAD/DEAH box helicase, translating to MTKFSDLNLNSKVLKAIVEAGYETPTPIQAGAIPPALEGRDVLGIAQTGTGKTASFTLPMLSLLARGRARARMPRSLVLCPTRELAAQVAENFDTYSKYLKLTKALLIGGVSFKEQEAIIDKGVDVLIATPGRLLDHFERGKLILSDVKVMVVDEADRMLDMGFIPDIERIFGLTPFTRQTFFFSATMAPEIERITNTFLSAPERVEVARQATASETIEQNVVMFKYKRRDRADSEKRKVLRALIDSEGDKCTNAIIFCNRKTDVDICAKSLKKYGYDAAAIHGDLDQSQRTRTLESFRNGELRLLVASDVAARGLDVPSVSHVINFDVPGHPEDYVHRIGRTGRAGREGKAITICNPRDEKALNAVEALIQKEIPRIDNPIKSEEPAKPRKSAKPNTEVEAEGAKSPKASKPDDKPVKHARSDDKPAKRSNRKSDKQSGGNQVVGMGDHMPQFIALSFDERRAG from the coding sequence ATGACTAAATTTTCTGATCTGAACCTGAATTCCAAGGTCCTTAAGGCCATTGTTGAAGCAGGATACGAAACCCCCACCCCAATTCAGGCTGGTGCCATTCCTCCCGCTTTGGAAGGCCGTGATGTTTTAGGCATTGCCCAAACAGGCACCGGCAAAACTGCCAGCTTCACCCTGCCAATGCTGTCGCTTCTGGCTCGTGGCCGCGCCCGGGCACGAATGCCACGCAGTCTGGTGCTTTGCCCGACACGCGAACTGGCTGCACAGGTTGCTGAAAACTTCGACACTTATTCCAAGTATCTAAAGCTGACTAAGGCGCTGTTGATCGGCGGCGTCAGCTTTAAAGAGCAAGAAGCGATCATCGACAAAGGTGTCGATGTTCTGATTGCAACACCAGGCCGTTTGCTTGATCATTTTGAGCGCGGCAAGCTGATCTTGTCCGATGTCAAAGTCATGGTTGTCGACGAAGCAGATCGAATGCTGGACATGGGCTTTATCCCTGATATCGAGCGGATCTTTGGCTTAACCCCCTTTACCCGTCAAACCTTCTTTTTCTCGGCCACTATGGCACCAGAGATCGAGCGGATAACCAACACGTTTCTCTCCGCACCAGAGCGCGTCGAAGTGGCTCGTCAGGCCACAGCGTCTGAGACAATTGAACAGAATGTGGTGATGTTCAAATACAAGCGCCGTGATCGCGCCGATAGCGAAAAGCGCAAGGTCTTGCGCGCATTGATCGATTCCGAAGGTGACAAATGCACGAACGCCATCATCTTTTGCAACCGCAAGACTGATGTCGACATCTGCGCCAAAAGCTTAAAAAAATATGGCTATGATGCTGCAGCCATCCACGGTGATCTGGACCAATCCCAACGTACCCGTACACTTGAATCGTTCCGCAATGGAGAATTGCGCCTTCTTGTCGCTTCAGATGTGGCAGCGCGCGGGCTTGATGTGCCATCAGTCAGCCATGTCATCAACTTCGATGTTCCTGGCCATCCCGAAGACTACGTTCACCGAATTGGCCGCACGGGTCGCGCCGGTCGCGAAGGCAAAGCGATCACCATCTGCAATCCCCGCGATGAAAAAGCGTTGAATGCGGTTGAAGCCTTGATCCAGAAAGAAATCCCTCGGATCGACAACCCAATTAAGTCCGAAGAACCAGCCAAGCCGCGCAAATCGGCCAAACCTAATACAGAGGTCGAAGCTGAAGGCGCCAAGTCTCCGAAAGCAAGCAAGCCGGATGACAAACCTGTCAAACATGCCAGATCTGATGACAAGCCCGCAAAACGCAGCAATCGTAAATCCGACAAACAGAGCGGCGGCAATCAGGTTGTAGGTATGGGTGACCACATGCCTCAGTTTATCGCGCTCAGCTTTGACGAACGGCGCGCAGGTTAA
- a CDS encoding glycosyltransferase family 2 protein — MNSQTSWGVVATIKAPTKDILDFAAYHLDLGAKRVHVYLDDDDPVAHKALKSHSKCRVHLCDETYWRKRKGRPDQHQLRQSINATHCYRRASDVDWLAHIDVDEFLCPSQPLALQLAELPDSALTAQLRPIEALAPDPFTLPPNGQVWAKGCASRLIDRRAQTQEIYPTFGNQLNGGFLSHVSGKIFVRTGRQGFKLRIHNAFFNGTRLTNAHVLQQTQLLHMHAPSWAHWRRSYRYRLNQGAYRAELQANARFSTQKLSMHELLSSLETEGGEPALQAFFTEVCVATPQLREKLSAHGHLHAVSLGLDAKRKRHFADAV, encoded by the coding sequence ATGAACAGTCAAACAAGCTGGGGCGTGGTTGCAACGATCAAAGCCCCCACCAAAGACATATTAGACTTTGCCGCCTATCATCTTGATCTGGGTGCGAAACGTGTCCATGTCTATCTGGACGACGATGATCCAGTTGCACACAAAGCCCTGAAATCGCATTCAAAATGCCGCGTACATCTGTGTGATGAAACCTATTGGCGCAAACGCAAGGGACGCCCGGATCAACATCAACTGCGGCAGTCCATCAATGCGACTCATTGCTATCGCCGCGCCTCGGATGTGGATTGGCTGGCGCATATTGATGTTGACGAGTTTCTGTGTCCATCACAGCCCTTGGCACTGCAACTTGCAGAATTACCTGATAGCGCCCTCACCGCGCAACTACGCCCGATTGAAGCCCTTGCGCCTGACCCCTTTACCCTTCCACCGAATGGGCAAGTCTGGGCCAAGGGATGCGCCAGTCGCTTAATTGATCGACGTGCGCAAACACAGGAAATCTACCCCACCTTCGGCAATCAGCTGAATGGTGGGTTTCTCAGTCATGTTTCTGGCAAGATTTTTGTACGCACTGGACGACAAGGATTTAAGTTACGTATTCACAATGCGTTTTTCAACGGAACCCGCCTGACCAACGCACATGTTTTGCAGCAAACACAACTGTTGCACATGCATGCTCCCAGTTGGGCTCATTGGCGTCGCAGCTACCGATACCGGCTGAACCAAGGGGCTTACCGGGCCGAGCTTCAGGCTAACGCACGCTTTAGTACTCAAAAGCTGAGCATGCATGAGTTGCTTTCATCACTGGAAACCGAAGGCGGAGAACCCGCATTGCAAGCCTTTTTCACCGAGGTCTGCGTCGCCACCCCACAATTGCGTGAAAAACTCAGCGCGCATGGGCATCTTCATGCCGTTTCGCTGGGTTTAGATGCAAAACGAAAGCGCCATTTCGCCGACGCCGTATGA
- a CDS encoding VPLPA-CTERM sorting domain-containing protein, whose protein sequence is MIKKVLTAGLLSLIGTSGFAASVSFMNGDHEISSYQSGIMSGTYGHTLTRYEDTTTAWGNAIAAGDTIIVEQSGDDGAGANLAALDSFVSGGGRLIVFGGSGNQDLLDALFGGNLTDALGYTNSFTKTAAAAGTTFADDVATLVGLSSTHSLGGALPTGSTVFYEGSTGGSTGNPIVTRTTKGAGDVFYLGFDFCCAGTDQQRNDWAQVLDSAITFDGGDVSTIPLPATGWLLIAGLGGVASLRKRKKA, encoded by the coding sequence ATGATTAAAAAAGTTTTAACAGCAGGGCTTCTGTCGCTCATCGGCACATCCGGCTTCGCCGCAAGCGTATCGTTTATGAATGGTGACCATGAAATCTCATCGTACCAAAGTGGCATTATGTCTGGCACCTATGGTCACACCTTAACAAGATATGAGGATACAACCACAGCTTGGGGCAACGCGATTGCCGCAGGTGATACTATCATCGTAGAACAAAGCGGTGATGATGGCGCTGGCGCAAATCTAGCCGCACTCGATTCATTCGTTTCCGGCGGTGGCCGGTTGATCGTATTCGGAGGCAGTGGCAACCAGGATTTGCTGGATGCTCTGTTTGGCGGAAATTTGACGGACGCCCTAGGATATACCAACTCTTTCACCAAAACTGCGGCAGCGGCTGGAACTACCTTTGCTGATGACGTTGCAACATTGGTTGGGTTAAGTTCCACTCACTCTCTGGGTGGCGCATTGCCAACAGGATCAACTGTTTTCTACGAAGGCAGCACTGGTGGGTCCACGGGCAATCCAATCGTAACCCGCACAACTAAAGGTGCTGGTGATGTTTTCTATCTTGGGTTTGATTTCTGCTGTGCCGGAACAGACCAACAAAGAAACGACTGGGCACAAGTTCTGGACAGCGCGATCACCTTTGATGGCGGCGATGTGTCCACGATCCCATTGCCTGCTACTGGTTGGCTGCTTATCGCTGGCCTTGGTGGCGTAGCAAGCCTGCGGAAACGCAAAAAAGCATAA
- a CDS encoding peptide chain release factor 3 — protein MLDIASNRPDLPAEIARRRTFAIISHPDAGKTTLTEKFLLFGGAIQMAGQVRAKGEARRTRSDFMQMEKDRGISVSASAMSFDFREFRFNLVDTPGHSDFSEDTYRTLTAVDAAVMVIDGAKGVESQTQKLFEVCRLRDLPILTFCNKMDRESRDTFEIIDEIQQNLAIDVTPASWPIGQGRDFIGCYDMLNDRLELMDRADRNKVAESIQIDGLDDPKLAEHVPDTLIEQLREELEIARELLPALDPQAVLEGHMTPIWFGSAINSFGVKELMDGIGTYGPEPQPQQASPRQVSPDEKKVVGFVFKVQANMDPKHRDRVAFVRLASGHFKRGMKLTHVRTKKPMAISSPVLFLASDRELAEEAWAGDIIGIPNHGQLRIGDTLTEGEAIRATGIPSFAPELLQSCRAGDPMKAKHLEKALMQFAEEGAAKVFKPSFGSGFIVGVVGPLQFEVLGSRIELEYGLPVRFEASQFTSARWAVGERQPLDAFINANKQHIAHDHDGDVVYLTRLQWDIDRITRDYPDVTLSATKEMMP, from the coding sequence CCTGACGGAAAAATTCCTGCTGTTTGGCGGGGCCATCCAGATGGCTGGCCAAGTGCGCGCCAAGGGCGAGGCCCGGCGGACACGGTCCGACTTTATGCAGATGGAAAAAGATCGTGGGATTTCTGTTTCGGCCTCGGCAATGTCGTTTGATTTTCGCGAATTTCGCTTCAATCTAGTCGATACCCCCGGTCACTCGGACTTTTCTGAAGACACCTACCGCACGCTGACAGCTGTTGATGCCGCTGTTATGGTGATTGATGGGGCGAAGGGTGTTGAAAGCCAGACACAAAAGCTGTTTGAGGTCTGTCGCCTACGCGACCTGCCGATCCTGACGTTCTGTAATAAGATGGACCGCGAAAGCCGGGACACATTTGAAATCATTGATGAAATCCAACAAAACCTTGCCATCGATGTGACCCCAGCCAGCTGGCCCATCGGTCAAGGGCGCGATTTCATTGGTTGCTACGACATGCTTAACGACCGGTTGGAACTGATGGACCGCGCGGATCGCAACAAGGTGGCTGAAAGCATACAGATCGACGGGCTTGATGATCCAAAGCTAGCCGAGCATGTTCCAGATACTCTGATCGAGCAACTGCGCGAAGAACTGGAAATCGCGCGCGAATTGCTGCCCGCGCTTGACCCGCAAGCCGTTCTTGAGGGGCACATGACCCCGATCTGGTTTGGCTCTGCGATCAACTCTTTCGGCGTCAAAGAGTTAATGGACGGCATCGGCACCTACGGCCCTGAGCCGCAGCCACAACAGGCCAGCCCACGGCAAGTCTCACCTGATGAAAAGAAAGTTGTTGGCTTTGTCTTCAAGGTGCAAGCCAACATGGACCCAAAACACCGTGACCGAGTGGCGTTTGTCCGCCTGGCCTCAGGTCACTTTAAACGTGGCATGAAACTCACCCATGTACGTACTAAAAAACCTATGGCTATCTCTAGCCCAGTGTTGTTTCTGGCTTCAGACCGGGAACTGGCAGAAGAGGCCTGGGCCGGAGATATCATCGGCATCCCCAACCACGGCCAGCTGCGCATTGGTGACACGCTAACCGAAGGCGAGGCCATTCGTGCCACGGGCATTCCGTCCTTTGCACCTGAGTTGCTGCAAAGCTGCCGCGCTGGTGACCCAATGAAAGCCAAGCACCTTGAAAAGGCTCTGATGCAATTCGCCGAGGAAGGTGCTGCCAAAGTATTCAAACCCAGCTTTGGATCTGGCTTTATCGTTGGTGTGGTCGGCCCGCTGCAATTCGAAGTGCTTGGTTCAAGGATCGAACTGGAATACGGCCTGCCCGTACGGTTTGAAGCCTCCCAGTTCACTTCTGCCCGCTGGGCCGTCGGGGAAAGGCAGCCACTTGATGCCTTTATCAACGCCAATAAACAGCACATTGCCCATGATCACGATGGCGACGTTGTCTATCTGACGCGCCTGCAATGGGACATCGACCGCATCACCCGCGATTATCCTGATGTGACACTGTCGGCGACAAAGGAAATGATGCCCTAA